A single Kwoniella bestiolae CBS 10118 chromosome 8, complete sequence DNA region contains:
- a CDS encoding translation machinery-associated protein 22: MASTAGPSTKPITPHYCAVCTLPTEYCEFGPSFSKCKERLESEDKEEYERLWGEGNLAARIGTLSVEKQEKLEADAVKAEKKAAKKAEAEAKKKGETKIIIKRSERTKRKHQTHVQNLELFNIDLKKAAKLFAGKFATGSSVSKTPQGEEEIVIQGDVGDEIVEMLRAQVGVLKGAPADQVTRVEVKKKKAEDEAAA; this comes from the exons ATGGCATCAACAGCAGGACCTtccaccaaacccatcacACCGCACTACTGTGCAGTATGTACCCTACCAACAGAGTACTGCGAGTTCGGACCGTCCTTCTCAAAGTGcaaagagagattggagagtGAGGATAAAGAAGAATACGAGAGATTATggggtgaag GTAACCTCGCAGCTAGGATCGGTACATTGTCAGTGGAGAAACAAGAAAAGCTAGAAGCGGACGCTGTcaaggctgagaagaaggctgcgAAAaaggctgaagctgaggccaagaagaaaggagagacCAAG atcatcatcaaacgaTCGGAACGGACCAAACGAAAACATCAAACCCACGTCCAAAACCTCGAACTATTCAATATCGACCTGAAGAAAGCTGCCAAGCTGTTCGCTGGGAAGTTCGCTACTGGTTCGAGTGTCTCAAAGACCCCGcagggtgaggaggagattgtcATTCAAGGTGATGTAGGGGATGAGATT GTTGAAATGCTCAGAGCTCAAGTGGGTGTATTGAAAGGTGCTCCAGCAGATCAAGTGACGAGG GTcgaagtgaagaagaagaaagcagAGGACGAAGCTGCTGCCTAA